In Arthrobacter citreus, a single genomic region encodes these proteins:
- a CDS encoding sulfite exporter TauE/SafE family protein: protein MDSLLLLFILGIGAAVVGTLAGGGGLITLPMMIFLGIPIQTGIATNKFASGLGSFSSILYTIKKRDFKPSIILQFILVSILGGGIGAFVTSMLNEHVMNIVALVLLTGSVWLTFASKKWNYETKNKNGVEKQTLLDRGILTGIGVYDGGFGPGSSTFAILYFIKKGFTYVNAVQLARVLNFGSCLSAFVIFYMTGHFQWKIAVTMAAASILGNQVGLRFAEFVPMKLARILLISVSVLLIVQVSLKLFV from the coding sequence ATGGACTCACTATTATTACTTTTTATTTTAGGAATCGGTGCTGCAGTGGTTGGAACGTTAGCAGGTGGTGGGGGATTAATTACACTTCCTATGATGATTTTTCTTGGAATTCCAATTCAAACGGGTATTGCTACAAATAAGTTTGCTTCAGGTTTAGGATCGTTTAGTAGTATACTTTATACAATTAAAAAAAGGGATTTTAAGCCATCTATCATTTTGCAATTTATACTTGTTTCTATATTGGGTGGAGGAATTGGAGCATTTGTTACAAGTATGTTAAATGAACATGTGATGAATATAGTCGCATTAGTTTTATTAACTGGCTCGGTATGGTTAACATTTGCAAGTAAAAAGTGGAACTATGAAACTAAGAATAAAAACGGTGTGGAAAAGCAAACATTACTAGATAGAGGAATCTTAACTGGAATCGGCGTTTATGATGGGGGCTTTGGTCCGGGTTCATCAACATTTGCAATCTTGTATTTTATTAAAAAAGGGTTTACTTATGTAAATGCTGTTCAATTAGCAAGAGTATTAAATTTTGGTAGTTGTTTATCAGCGTTTGTCATTTTTTATATGACAGGCCACTTTCAATGGAAAATCGCTGTAACAATGGCAGCTGCTTCGATTCTTGGGAATCAGGTTGGATTAAGGTTTGCAGAATTCGTACCGATGAAGCTTGCCCGAATTCTTTTGATTTCAGTTTCTGTCTTGTTAATTGTTCAAGTAAGTTTGAAGTTATTTGTGTAA
- the glsA gene encoding glutaminase A has product MEDLKVLIEEAKEFIQYGKVANYIPALAKAKKKDLSLAVFLPDGRHFEAGNTSARYTLQSISKVITLALVLMDRGEDYVFERVGMEPTGDPFNSIAKLEIRSAGKPLNPMINAGALAVTSMIKGHSINDRFQRLLNFMKVLTGNKDLSYSKEVAASEFETAHLNRSLCYFMKEHGIITEDVELLLDLYTKQCSVEVNCVELARIGLVFALDGWDPISKTQLIPEKVAKICNTFMVTCGMYNASGEFAIKVGIPAKSGVSGGVMGAVPRRFGIGVYGPSLDEKGNSIAGIKLLELLASKYNLSIF; this is encoded by the coding sequence ATGGAGGATTTGAAAGTCCTTATTGAAGAGGCGAAGGAGTTTATCCAGTATGGGAAAGTAGCCAATTATATTCCTGCACTTGCGAAGGCAAAGAAAAAGGATTTATCATTGGCAGTGTTTTTGCCTGATGGACGACATTTTGAAGCTGGTAATACGAGTGCTCGATATACTTTGCAAAGTATATCGAAAGTGATTACTTTAGCTTTGGTATTAATGGATCGAGGCGAGGATTATGTATTCGAACGAGTAGGGATGGAACCAACGGGTGATCCTTTTAATTCGATTGCGAAATTAGAGATTAGGTCTGCTGGTAAGCCATTAAATCCAATGATTAACGCTGGAGCATTGGCTGTTACAAGTATGATAAAAGGTCATAGTATAAATGATAGATTTCAGCGACTTTTAAACTTCATGAAAGTTTTAACAGGTAATAAAGATCTTTCATACTCGAAAGAGGTTGCTGCATCAGAGTTTGAAACAGCACATCTGAACAGATCACTTTGTTACTTTATGAAGGAGCATGGCATTATTACTGAAGATGTCGAGTTGTTATTAGATTTATATACGAAGCAATGCTCAGTTGAAGTAAATTGTGTTGAATTGGCGAGGATTGGACTTGTTTTTGCGCTTGATGGATGGGATCCAATATCTAAAACCCAACTTATCCCTGAGAAAGTTGCTAAGATTTGTAATACATTTATGGTTACTTGTGGGATGTACAATGCATCAGGTGAGTTTGCCATTAAAGTGGGAATTCCAGCTAAAAGTGGAGTTTCTGGCGGTGTGATGGGTGCAGTGCCTCGTAGATTTGGAATCGGAGTTTATGGACCTTCACTTGATGAAAAAGGAAATAGCATAGCAGGTATAAAACTGTTAGAATTGCTTGCTTCTAAATATAATTTAAGTATTTTTTAA
- a CDS encoding AI-2E family transporter encodes MFKNSKLLFWTVEILLLFLVLFVGTKISFLFQPIAILISTLFAPILVSIFLYFLLAPIVDFLERKKVPRSIGILLLYLALILIAVVSIINVFPTLTDQFKDLVNNMPTIVNKATNKIGLLEKWLGSQNYVEIKDLEKKVADYSIVFLGGITGGIGAFFNILSNVTLIILTVPFILFYMFKDGHKFPTAMSRFSPQSLRKEAIHIAKETSETLASYIQGQTIVCIFVGIGTFIGYSIIGLPNALILALVAAVTNIIPYFGPFIGGAPAVIVAILISPKIALFVILVILIVQQIDSNLISPYIMGKKLNIHPLTIILLLLFAGNFAGVLGMVLAVPTYAICKVVIINISRIIKLRKKAKFADSIIDEDVEPKIEINIIDEKEPKE; translated from the coding sequence TTGTTTAAAAACTCTAAGTTATTATTTTGGACGGTCGAAATACTATTGTTATTCTTAGTTTTATTCGTTGGAACAAAGATTTCATTTTTATTTCAACCAATAGCAATTTTAATTAGTACATTATTTGCACCGATACTTGTCTCGATCTTCCTATATTTCCTATTAGCACCAATAGTCGATTTTTTAGAGCGTAAAAAGGTGCCTCGTTCGATCGGTATTTTGCTTCTTTACCTTGCATTAATCTTAATTGCAGTAGTATCTATCATTAATGTATTCCCTACTTTAACCGATCAATTTAAAGATTTGGTAAATAATATGCCAACTATTGTAAATAAAGCTACAAATAAAATTGGATTATTAGAAAAGTGGTTAGGAAGCCAAAACTACGTTGAAATTAAAGATTTAGAAAAGAAAGTTGCAGATTACTCAATCGTATTTCTTGGTGGAATTACGGGTGGAATTGGTGCATTTTTTAATATACTTAGCAATGTAACTTTAATCATTTTAACGGTTCCATTTATATTGTTTTATATGTTTAAAGACGGTCATAAATTTCCTACTGCAATGTCTCGTTTTTCACCTCAAAGTTTGAGGAAAGAAGCAATTCATATAGCTAAGGAAACAAGTGAAACATTGGCTTCTTACATTCAAGGTCAAACCATTGTTTGTATATTCGTAGGTATTGGAACATTTATTGGATACAGCATTATCGGATTACCTAATGCTTTAATTTTAGCCTTAGTTGCAGCTGTTACAAATATCATTCCTTACTTCGGTCCATTTATCGGAGGAGCTCCTGCAGTAATTGTTGCTATACTAATTTCTCCAAAAATAGCTTTATTCGTAATATTAGTGATTTTAATCGTCCAACAAATTGATTCAAATTTAATCTCACCATATATTATGGGGAAAAAGTTAAATATTCATCCTTTAACGATTATTTTACTATTATTATTTGCGGGTAACTTCGCAGGTGTACTTGGTATGGTTTTAGCTGTACCAACATATGCAATCTGTAAAGTAGTAATTATTAATATATCTAGAATCATTAAGTTAAGGAAAAAAGCAAAATTCGCAGATAGTATTATAGATGAAGACGTTGAGCCAAAAATTGAAATAAACATTATCGACGAAAAAGAACCGAAAGAATAA
- a CDS encoding damage-inducible protein DinB, producing MNLKEYNWVKENRETLLNFCSELKQEDFTSKLDGFGFQSVRESLLHMAECYIAWIGSFILLKTKKPITPKENIVNISLEDIRSRFELADLYVSELYGMPIDDLNKPIIRTIPWRDSNEEISFTPMKLLIHTITHEYHHKGQIVAMARQMGYIPPNTDVLGTED from the coding sequence ATGAATCTGAAAGAATATAATTGGGTTAAAGAAAATCGTGAAACATTATTAAACTTTTGTAGTGAATTAAAGCAAGAGGATTTTACTAGTAAACTAGACGGGTTCGGTTTTCAAAGTGTAAGAGAATCACTGCTGCATATGGCTGAATGTTATATTGCTTGGATTGGTTCGTTTATTTTATTAAAAACAAAAAAGCCAATTACGCCAAAGGAAAATATCGTAAATATTAGTCTTGAGGATATTAGATCAAGATTTGAACTAGCTGATTTATACGTAAGTGAATTATATGGTATGCCGATTGATGACTTAAATAAACCTATTATTAGAACGATTCCATGGAGAGATAGTAATGAAGAAATTTCCTTTACACCGATGAAATTGTTAATACATACAATTACACACGAATATCATCATAAAGGACAAATTGTCGCAATGGCTCGTCAAATGGGGTATATTCCACCTAATACAGATGTTTTAGGCACAGAGGATTAA
- a CDS encoding methylated-DNA--[protein]-cysteine S-methyltransferase: MMNDLETAHIDTPLGMLRIVGNDQGVAYIDFVKEENGEISKIVPIALKDAVNELVEYFNGNRKEFSIQSIAKGTPFQESVWRELVKVKYGETASYADIANRIGNPKAVRAVANANARNPLSIIVPCHRIIGSNGKLTGYAGGLWRKEWLLKREQGMRLEI, from the coding sequence ATGATGAATGATTTAGAAACAGCGCATATAGACACCCCGTTAGGTATGTTGCGGATTGTTGGGAATGATCAAGGAGTAGCATATATTGATTTTGTGAAAGAAGAGAATGGTGAAATCAGTAAAATAGTTCCGATTGCTTTAAAGGATGCAGTAAATGAATTAGTTGAATATTTCAACGGAAATCGAAAGGAATTTAGTATTCAGTCAATTGCAAAAGGAACTCCTTTTCAGGAAAGTGTATGGAGGGAACTTGTTAAAGTAAAATATGGAGAAACAGCTTCTTATGCAGATATTGCTAATCGAATAGGAAATCCAAAAGCGGTAAGAGCAGTTGCTAATGCAAATGCGAGAAATCCGCTAAGTATCATCGTTCCTTGCCATCGAATTATTGGATCGAATGGTAAGTTAACTGGTTATGCTGGAGGCTTATGGCGGAAAGAGTGGTTGTTAAAAAGAGAACAAGGTATGAGATTAGAAATATAA
- a CDS encoding DEAD/DEAH box helicase, with translation MNKFSSLGLSEELTEYLTELGITEPTPIQEKAIPIVFEGKDLIGQAQTGTGKTFAFLFPILERINLELPHTQALVVAPTRELALQITAEAKRIVSEDFGVLAVYGGQDVEQQARKLKSGAHLIIATPGRLLDHLRRGTIKLDKVDFLVLDEADQMLHIGFLHEVEDIINQTPVSRQTLLFSATMPDQIQSLAKRYMKKPEVIKVKAKRITLDEIEQLIIETTDRGKYNALLSQIKEAKPFLAIIFCRTKRRANKLNEQLKGKGLLSEELHGDLTQGKREKVMKMFREAKIQYLVATDVAARGIDVDGVTHVFNYDIPLDTESYVHRIGRTGRAGDTGTAITFVTPKDFQDMKMIEKELNLSINRIEMERVDRTENEGSTGRPDRSRGTGRTERSGSGSRTERSGSGSRTERSGSGSRTERSGSGSRAERTGNAGRAERTGSGSRAERTGNASRAERSGNAGRAERTGSGSRAERTGSASRAERTGSGSRAERTGSGSRTERTGSGSRTERSGSTSRAERTGNAGRAERTGNAGRAERTGNAGRAERTGNAGRAERTGNASRAERSGSASRAERTGSASRAERSGYADRSGNAGRAGRTRNDGRSRSTGSTRNEGRSGRRGR, from the coding sequence ATGAATAAATTTTCAAGTTTAGGTTTAAGTGAAGAATTAACGGAGTATTTAACTGAATTAGGTATTACAGAGCCCACTCCAATTCAAGAGAAGGCAATTCCAATTGTATTTGAAGGGAAGGATTTAATAGGCCAAGCACAAACAGGAACGGGTAAAACATTTGCATTCCTATTTCCAATCCTTGAAAGAATTAACTTAGAATTACCACATACTCAAGCATTAGTAGTTGCTCCAACTAGGGAGTTAGCTCTTCAAATTACGGCTGAGGCAAAAAGGATTGTTAGCGAAGATTTCGGTGTACTTGCCGTTTATGGTGGCCAAGACGTCGAACAGCAAGCGCGCAAACTAAAAAGTGGTGCTCACTTAATCATTGCAACACCTGGCCGCCTTTTAGATCATTTAAGAAGAGGGACAATTAAATTAGATAAAGTTGATTTTCTAGTACTCGATGAAGCAGATCAAATGTTACATATTGGATTTTTACACGAGGTTGAAGACATTATCAATCAAACACCCGTATCAAGACAAACGTTATTATTTTCTGCTACGATGCCAGATCAAATCCAATCTCTAGCAAAGCGCTATATGAAAAAACCAGAAGTAATAAAAGTAAAAGCTAAGAGAATTACACTAGATGAAATTGAACAACTAATTATCGAAACGACAGATCGTGGGAAATATAATGCACTGTTGAGCCAAATAAAAGAGGCAAAACCATTTCTAGCGATCATTTTCTGTAGAACAAAAAGAAGAGCTAATAAGTTAAATGAACAATTAAAAGGAAAAGGATTATTATCTGAAGAACTTCACGGAGATCTAACCCAAGGCAAGCGGGAAAAAGTTATGAAAATGTTTCGTGAAGCTAAAATACAATATCTTGTAGCAACAGATGTAGCAGCCAGAGGAATCGATGTTGATGGTGTAACTCATGTATTCAACTATGATATACCACTAGACACAGAAAGTTATGTTCATCGAATTGGAAGAACTGGTCGAGCAGGAGATACTGGTACAGCGATTACATTTGTTACGCCAAAAGATTTTCAAGATATGAAAATGATAGAAAAAGAACTTAATCTTTCAATTAATAGAATAGAAATGGAAAGAGTAGATAGAACAGAGAATGAAGGAAGTACAGGCAGACCGGACAGATCAAGAGGTACAGGAAGAACTGAAAGATCAGGAAGTGGCAGCAGAACTGAAAGATCAGGAAGTGGAAGCAGAACTGAAAGATCAGGAAGTGGAAGCAGAACTGAAAGATCAGGAAGTGGAAGCAGAGCGGAAAGAACAGGAAATGCTGGCAGAGCGGAAAGAACAGGAAGTGGAAGCAGAGCGGAAAGAACAGGAAATGCAAGTAGAGCAGAAAGATCAGGAAATGCTGGCAGAGCGGAAAGAACAGGAAGTGGAAGCAGAGCGGAAAGAACAGGAAGTGCAAGTAGAGCGGAAAGAACAGGAAGTGGAAGTAGAGCGGAAAGAACAGGAAGTGGAAGCAGAACTGAAAGAACAGGAAGTGGAAGCAGAACTGAAAGATCAGGAAGTACAAGCAGAGCGGAAAGAACAGGAAATGCTGGCAGAGCGGAAAGAACAGGAAATGCTGGCAGAGCGGAAAGAACAGGAAATGCTGGCAGAGCGGAAAGAACAGGAAATGCTGGCAGGGCGGAAAGAACAGGAAATGCAAGTAGAGCAGAAAGATCAGGAAGTGCAAGTAGAGCGGAAAGAACAGGAAGTGCAAGTAGAGCGGAAAGATCTGGATATGCGGACAGATCGGGAAATGCTGGCAGAGCAGGTAGAACAAGAAACGATGGAAGATCTAGAAGTACAGGTAGTACACGTAATGAAGGAAGATCTGGTAGGAGAGGTAGATAG
- a CDS encoding S8 family serine peptidase, whose amino-acid sequence MKKKMFRNVTTLALTTGLISTTITPISFSHQVHAQATSKIEQVLAKLTPQQREAIKQLKLNDKEGVNLSPEVDQTSDKPTSVIVEFKDKPGQTAVLEAEADGVNLTAEDAKEKVDASHETFQKDLKTIFSSELKSKKNPYSIKRSYKKAFNGVSMTLPANKVKALLKSNAVKAVWSDMQVQVEPPSIKDTPAKQTATHTMVTFPGVEKLHQEGFTGKGVKVGIIDTGIDYNHPDLKDAFKGGYDFVDNDNDPMETSYADWQKSGQPEIGSSGEAYYTEHGTHVAGIIAGQSKNKADFAVEGVAPDADIYSYRVLGPYGSGSTSAILAGIDKAVSDGMDIINMSLGANYNDPLFPTSIAVNNAVLAGVTAIVAAGNSGDRMYSLGAPGNAPLAITVGASDTSVTIPSFSGALHPSTGDISVDLKLAAQGLTDNIADFEGQTLQMVNVSFGGEPSYSKRDANGNYVPIDVKGKVVLAQRGSYGITQIIATAKSHGAKAVVLYDADQPLGDVYLGDAYGLLPTFLLSNVQGRALAAKLPLGASAGIPLDFTFSNMKQTVTVGDKLAPFSSRGPSRVLYDIKPEVTAPGVSVFSTVPSYMHGADQIGNYQYAYERLSGTSMATPNVVGVAALLKQAHPDMSPSDIKSTLMNTADPLSDKYSVYEVGAGRVNPYDAVHAQTEIQVKDKTSTVKDNASNNGATTLASKGIKQIKNITGALSFGEQAVTGKDLSDQRSITLFNKSSVDKTYDVKVQFQTLAARYTNDSRADQDATANGVTLDVKSTVKVKRYSSVNMDATINIPKNAKLGTYEGYVVYTNQKDPNETYKIPFAIHTVKEGIDYLTGNPPAFTVPYEAASNATRWSIGVNFKLNSHMRYFDFFIVDPKTDKEIGFLGSADGMGADENIEYYYRGVLNNGQYYPLTGDANNPIAYDLKELDPGLWKIRMVGTNDKGETFTADAPVYNGVKEAKVTMNNMKAGGIYETANPTDTKVTVSGNVLDKEIDEMKAAGINASQGDNNFTYYNPNTSQEKSIPLDSQGNFNAEIPLSTSGPIVNAITEYDFSDYSKSTVRNYGSFIDAYFVRKGTAYTSAISDKQRINMGESTTVTFSTKNVKTNVKKAEFTFLYPSQFLDLVNVQPNSAFKGKLDVQYTTAAFNNSLTKMTITATATGDLANTGIAGDASLVDLTLKAKDQYYKGPMNFYNATGSSRFFNAVYTNVDNTTVTTQGIQPYFYITPTYSLMRSEVQAEGLMTFGGEPQGKLIDYNKAGTKISVKDSNGKEYGVTDKLGYSESFSYAFRTRLPINDDEYTLKIDVPGHFTFSKDFNIGVKEDGKTPAGSKPINYDYIPGGDVNKDNVIDVKDAIYIQTYWDTNKRDADINYDGVVDAKDMQYVINNYLMQNPWNDNSPKAATKYKSKTLDDVLVGLGLE is encoded by the coding sequence TTGAAAAAGAAAATGTTTAGAAATGTTACAACATTAGCATTAACAACAGGACTTATTAGTACTACGATTACACCAATCTCCTTTTCACATCAAGTTCATGCACAAGCAACTTCGAAGATTGAACAAGTATTAGCAAAACTTACGCCTCAGCAGCGTGAGGCAATTAAGCAATTAAAGCTAAATGACAAAGAGGGAGTTAATTTGTCACCTGAAGTTGATCAAACAAGTGATAAGCCTACTTCTGTCATTGTCGAGTTTAAGGACAAGCCTGGACAGACTGCCGTTTTAGAAGCAGAAGCTGATGGAGTAAATCTAACAGCGGAGGATGCGAAAGAAAAAGTAGATGCATCACATGAAACTTTCCAAAAAGACTTAAAAACTATTTTTAGCAGTGAATTAAAATCAAAGAAAAATCCGTATTCGATTAAACGATCATATAAAAAAGCATTTAATGGGGTCTCTATGACTCTACCAGCTAACAAAGTAAAGGCTTTACTTAAATCTAATGCAGTAAAAGCCGTCTGGAGTGATATGCAGGTCCAAGTAGAGCCACCTTCTATTAAGGATACGCCAGCTAAGCAAACTGCAACTCATACGATGGTTACATTCCCAGGTGTTGAAAAACTTCATCAAGAAGGCTTTACAGGAAAAGGTGTAAAAGTTGGTATTATTGATACTGGAATTGATTATAACCACCCAGATTTAAAAGATGCTTTTAAAGGTGGTTACGATTTCGTCGATAATGACAATGACCCAATGGAAACGTCATATGCCGATTGGCAGAAGTCTGGACAGCCTGAAATAGGTTCAAGTGGAGAAGCTTACTATACAGAGCATGGTACACATGTTGCCGGAATTATTGCAGGACAATCGAAAAATAAAGCAGATTTTGCAGTAGAGGGTGTTGCACCAGATGCGGATATTTATTCTTATCGTGTTTTAGGGCCATATGGTTCTGGATCTACTTCTGCAATTTTAGCTGGTATTGATAAAGCCGTATCAGATGGAATGGATATTATAAATATGTCACTTGGAGCAAATTACAATGACCCATTATTCCCTACGAGTATTGCCGTAAACAATGCTGTACTTGCAGGAGTAACAGCAATTGTCGCGGCTGGAAACTCTGGGGATAGAATGTATTCGCTTGGCGCACCGGGTAATGCTCCTTTAGCAATTACAGTTGGGGCGAGTGACACATCTGTTACAATTCCAAGTTTTTCAGGTGCATTACACCCTTCAACAGGCGATATATCTGTTGATTTAAAATTAGCTGCTCAAGGTTTGACTGATAACATAGCGGATTTTGAAGGGCAAACTTTACAAATGGTGAATGTATCATTCGGTGGTGAACCTAGTTATTCTAAGCGTGATGCGAATGGTAATTATGTACCAATTGATGTAAAAGGAAAAGTTGTTCTTGCGCAACGAGGGAGCTATGGAATTACTCAGATCATTGCGACAGCTAAATCGCATGGAGCAAAGGCTGTTGTTTTATATGACGCAGATCAGCCATTAGGAGATGTATACCTTGGAGATGCCTATGGCTTACTTCCAACATTTTTACTAAGTAATGTACAAGGGAGAGCATTAGCTGCTAAATTACCTTTAGGTGCATCAGCTGGAATACCTTTAGACTTCACATTTAGTAATATGAAACAGACAGTGACTGTCGGCGATAAATTGGCACCATTCAGCTCGCGTGGTCCATCTCGTGTGTTATATGATATTAAACCTGAAGTAACAGCACCTGGAGTATCTGTTTTTTCTACTGTTCCTTCATATATGCACGGGGCAGACCAAATTGGAAACTATCAATACGCATATGAACGCTTATCTGGAACATCAATGGCAACTCCTAACGTTGTTGGGGTAGCAGCATTATTAAAGCAAGCTCACCCAGATATGTCTCCTTCAGATATTAAATCAACACTTATGAATACAGCAGATCCATTATCTGATAAATACAGCGTATATGAAGTTGGTGCAGGACGTGTTAACCCTTATGATGCCGTTCATGCCCAAACAGAAATTCAAGTAAAAGATAAAACTTCAACTGTAAAAGATAATGCAAGTAATAATGGGGCAACTACTTTAGCAAGTAAAGGAATTAAACAAATTAAAAATATTACTGGTGCATTAAGTTTTGGTGAGCAAGCAGTCACTGGTAAAGACTTATCAGACCAACGTTCAATCACATTATTTAATAAAAGCTCAGTAGATAAGACATATGATGTCAAGGTTCAATTCCAAACATTAGCTGCACGATACACAAATGATTCTAGAGCAGATCAAGATGCAACTGCAAATGGAGTTACATTAGATGTGAAATCAACTGTAAAAGTAAAACGATATAGCAGTGTTAATATGGATGCTACAATCAACATTCCTAAAAATGCGAAACTTGGAACGTATGAAGGGTATGTTGTATATACAAACCAAAAGGATCCTAATGAAACATATAAAATTCCATTTGCAATTCATACGGTAAAAGAAGGTATCGACTATTTGACTGGTAATCCACCGGCATTTACAGTACCTTATGAAGCGGCAAGTAATGCGACAAGATGGTCAATTGGTGTAAACTTTAAATTAAATTCTCATATGCGATATTTTGATTTCTTTATTGTGGATCCTAAAACAGACAAAGAAATCGGATTCTTAGGCTCAGCTGACGGTATGGGAGCAGATGAGAATATCGAGTATTATTACCGTGGAGTTCTGAATAATGGTCAATATTATCCTTTAACTGGTGATGCAAACAATCCAATTGCATATGATCTTAAAGAGCTTGATCCAGGCCTTTGGAAAATTAGAATGGTAGGAACTAATGATAAAGGTGAAACTTTCACTGCAGATGCACCGGTTTACAATGGAGTGAAAGAAGCTAAAGTAACGATGAACAATATGAAAGCTGGAGGCATTTACGAAACTGCTAATCCAACTGACACGAAAGTTACTGTATCAGGTAATGTATTAGATAAAGAAATAGATGAGATGAAAGCAGCAGGAATTAATGCTTCTCAAGGAGATAACAATTTTACATATTATAATCCTAATACTTCTCAAGAGAAAAGTATACCGCTAGACTCACAAGGTAATTTCAATGCTGAAATACCGTTAAGTACATCTGGTCCAATAGTAAATGCAATTACAGAGTACGACTTCTCAGATTATAGCAAATCGACTGTTCGAAATTACGGTAGTTTTATTGACGCATATTTTGTTAGAAAAGGAACGGCATATACATCTGCAATTTCTGATAAACAACGTATAAACATGGGTGAATCTACAACTGTAACTTTCTCAACAAAAAATGTGAAAACAAACGTGAAGAAAGCTGAATTTACATTCCTTTATCCAAGCCAGTTCCTTGATTTAGTGAATGTACAACCAAATTCGGCATTTAAAGGCAAACTGGACGTTCAATATACGACTGCTGCTTTTAATAACTCGTTAACTAAAATGACAATCACTGCTACAGCAACTGGAGATTTAGCGAATACTGGAATTGCTGGAGATGCTTCATTAGTAGACTTAACATTAAAAGCAAAAGATCAATACTACAAAGGGCCAATGAACTTTTACAATGCAACTGGTTCAAGTAGATTCTTTAATGCTGTTTATACAAATGTGGATAATACTACTGTAACGACGCAAGGTATTCAACCTTATTTCTATATTACTCCAACATATTCACTTATGAGATCGGAAGTTCAGGCAGAAGGTTTAATGACTTTTGGTGGAGAGCCTCAGGGGAAACTAATTGATTATAATAAAGCAGGTACAAAAATTAGTGTGAAAGATTCAAATGGTAAAGAGTATGGTGTAACTGATAAATTAGGTTATTCTGAGTCATTCTCATATGCATTTAGAACTAGATTACCGATCAATGATGATGAGTATACATTGAAAATTGACGTACCAGGCCACTTTACGTTCTCGAAAGATTTTAATATTGGTGTAAAAGAAGATGGAAAAACTCCAGCAGGATCAAAACCAATTAATTATGACTATATACCTGGTGGAGACGTAAATAAAGATAATGTCATTGACGTAAAAGATGCGATTTACATCCAAACATATTGGGATACAAATAAACGTGACGCTGACATTAACTATGATGGAGTTGTTGATGCAAAAGATATGCAATATGTCATCAATAACTACCTAATGCAAAACCCTTGGAATGACAACTCACCAAAAGCAGCTACAAAATATAAGAGCAAAACATTGGATGATGTATTAGTAGGACTTGGTTTAGAGTAA